CCCCAAAGCCCCGCCTAGATCTTCCGCGCCGGCCTGCCCAAAATGGCGCCTTGGTcgccgcggcccctgctggcgctgctcctgctgctcgtgctcctctgctcccaCATTGCGCTCTGCGCCTCCGCCGAGCCGGGGAAGCCCAAGGCCAAGCCCAAGGCCACCGGCGGCCGGAAGGCGCTGCTGGCGGCGTCCTCCGCGGGTGACGACGGGGAGGACGCGCCGGCGGCCAAGCCGGCCAAGAGCGCCCCCGCGGCCAAGATCAAGAAGAAGCTCGCCGGCGACGCCAAGAACCAGACCAATGTCGCCAAGGCCAAGAAGTCGGAGTCGGCCGCCGCGGCGAAAGGGGCCGCCAAGAAGGCCGCCGGAAAGGCGGCTGCGGGCGGGGACGCCTCCATTGCCAAGGTCCCCAAGGCGGACAAGGCCAAGGTCCCGAAGCCGGACAAGGCGGCTGCGGGCGGGGACGCCTCCATTGCCAAGGTCCCCCAGGCGGACAAGGCCAAGGTCCCGAAGCCGGACAAGGCGGCGGCCGCCAAGGCCAAGGGCGCCGATTCGGCCAAGCCGGCCAAGGTTAAGGGCGCCGATTCGGCCAAGCCGGCCAAGGTTAAGGGCGACGATTCGGCCAAGCCGGTCAAGGTTAAGGGCGACGATTCGGCCAAGCCTGCCAAGGCTGCGAAGCCGGGGAAGACGGCGAAATCTGAGGCCGCGGTGGGGAAGGCCAAGAAGCCGGCCAATTCGACCGCGGACGCCGGTGCCAAGCCGGCCAAGTCCGGCAAGAAGGCGCCGGTGGTAGCCGACGCGAAGGCGAACGCGACCGCCGTGagcaaggaggaggaggcggcggcggcgggggcggaggtggaggaggacgTGGTGTtcgcggaggaggcggaggggACGGGCGACCTCATCTCCGAGTTCCGGGGCCTCCCCGCGCGGCTGCAGGAGACGCTCATGCCGGACCTGGCGCGCCTGTCGCACCACTCCAAGGCGTACCTGTCCGCGGCGAACGCCGGGATCGCCGACGGCGTGCGCCCGATCCTGGGCggccggtgggcggcggccgccgcctccgcggcgTCGGTGCTGGTGCTCCTGCTGCCGCTCTTCATGCTCACCGCGCTGGTCCGGCGCATGGGCCCGTACCTGCCGCTCCTCCACCGCGCCCTTCTCCTCGCGCAGGCGTACCTCGCCATCTACTTCGCGACGCTGGCGctcgccgcggccgccacggGCCTGGAGCCGCTCCGGTTCTTCCACGCGGCGTCCCCGGCCGCGTACGCCTGGACGCAGGCCGCGCAGTCGCTGGGGTTCATGGCCTACCTCGTGCTCCAGATGGTGGACCTCGTGGCGGTGTTCTCCGGCGCGGCGTCCCccgaggaggacggcggcggggacgcCACCAAGGCGTTGGGCCTCGCGCAGATGGTGGTGGGGCTGGCCGTGGGCCTGCACTACTACGCCGCGGTCTTCCAccgcgccgcggcgggggaggcgccCCGCGCCAACTGGCGCGTGTACGCGGTGTACGCGGCGTGCTTCGTGGTCGTGTGCGCCTGCGCGCGCgccgagaggaggaagaaggcctACCTCGCCGGCACCGACGGCGCCGCCGAGGAGTGGAAGAAGAGCTGAGCATACTAGCAGAGCGAGCGAGGGAGGCACGGTAACAACAGAGATTCGAGATTTCAGAGGACGGGGCCTGTGTGAAAAAAGGAAAGACAATATGGCGGAAACCAAAGGGCGCGAGTGTAAGAAAGAATGGCCAGAATTTAACAAGGAGGAAAAAGGAGGGtacaaaaaggaaaagaagaagggtgGAAGCTGtgattttcctttttttccgTTTTCCACATTTATTATTTATGTCTCGCCCCTTTTCTTTTTAAATTATTGGCTTGGGTACAGAAGGATAAAACTTGATAATTGGGGAGAATAAGGATGCTACCACAGTACCACTAGAATCCTTTTACTAATGCGTAAGGAATTACGTTGCCCGGTTGGGAAAATCCCCCGTGGCGACTAACCGATGTCGAATTTTGGATGTGTGATTTTTGGTGGTGTTTGTTTTGTTCATATATATGTGAAATGCCTCGTTGTGTTCGAGTACTTGAATTTCTTGAGAATTTCGCAAGAAAGCAAGGATTCCTTGGAGATCCATGCAACCCAAAGCTCAGAGAGTCGGAGGCACAATGCTGGCATACCACATAGGAGAACTGTGCAGTTCCTCCGTGGAAATAAAATCTGCGTGATTTCTTCGACAAGGATGGGTGAACTAGAACCTAGAACCGGGAATGGCCGATCGATCGAGATGGGGACGAGTGAGTGAATGATTGCCGGAGTTCCTCCCTCCCCGCCCCGTGAGCTGGTCTGGAGAGCGAAAGGAGATGGGATCGTTGTGCTCTGCCGTCAGGACGGTGCGTGTGTTATTGCGTGATGCCACGCCACCACTATA
The Panicum hallii strain FIL2 chromosome 6, PHallii_v3.1, whole genome shotgun sequence genome window above contains:
- the LOC112898590 gene encoding uncharacterized protein LOC112898590 isoform X1; the encoded protein is MAPWSPRPLLALLLLLVLLCSHIALCASAEPGKPKAKPKATGGRKALLAASSAGDDGEDAPAAKPAKSAPAAKIKKKLAGDAKNQTNVAKAKKSESAAAAKGAAKKAAGKAAAGGDASIAKVPKADKAKVPKPDKAAAGGDASIAKVPQADKAKVPKPDKAAAAKAKGADSAKPAKVKGADSAKPAKVKGDDSAKPVKVKGDDSAKPAKAAKPGKTAKSEAAVGKAKKPANSTADAGAKPAKSGKKAPVVADAKANATAVSKEEEAAAAGAEVEEDVVFAEEAEGTGDLISEFRGLPARLQETLMPDLARLSHHSKAYLSAANAGIADGVRPILGGRWAAAAASAASVLVLLLPLFMLTALVRRMGPYLPLLHRALLLAQAYLAIYFATLALAAAATGLEPLRFFHAASPAAYAWTQAAQSLGFMAYLVLQMVDLVAVFSGAASPEEDGGGDATKALGLAQMVVGLAVGLHYYAAVFHRAAAGEAPRANWRVYAVYAACFVVVCACARAERRKKAYLAGTDGAAEEWKKS
- the LOC112898590 gene encoding uncharacterized protein LOC112898590 isoform X3; protein product: MAPWSPRPLLALLLLLVLLCSHIALCASAEPGKPKAKPKATGGRKALLAASSAGDDGEDAPAAKPAKSAPAAKIKKKLAGDAKNQTNVAKAKKSESAAAAKGAAKKAAGKAAAGGDASIAKVPKADKAKVPKPDKAAAGGDASIAKVPQADKAKVPKPDKAAAAKAKGADSAKPAKVKGDDSAKPVKVKGDDSAKPAKAAKPGKTAKSEAAVGKAKKPANSTADAGAKPAKSGKKAPVVADAKANATAVSKEEEAAAAGAEVEEDVVFAEEAEGTGDLISEFRGLPARLQETLMPDLARLSHHSKAYLSAANAGIADGVRPILGGRWAAAAASAASVLVLLLPLFMLTALVRRMGPYLPLLHRALLLAQAYLAIYFATLALAAAATGLEPLRFFHAASPAAYAWTQAAQSLGFMAYLVLQMVDLVAVFSGAASPEEDGGGDATKALGLAQMVVGLAVGLHYYAAVFHRAAAGEAPRANWRVYAVYAACFVVVCACARAERRKKAYLAGTDGAAEEWKKS
- the LOC112898590 gene encoding uncharacterized protein LOC112898590 isoform X4, translated to MAPWSPRPLLALLLLLVLLCSHIALCASAEPGKPKAKPKATGGRKALLAASSAGDDGEDAPAAKPAKSAPAAKIKKKLAGDAKNQTNVAKAKKSESAAAAKGAAKKAAGKAAAGGDASIAKVPKADKAKVPKPDKAAAAKAKGADSAKPAKVKGDDSAKPVKVKGDDSAKPAKAAKPGKTAKSEAAVGKAKKPANSTADAGAKPAKSGKKAPVVADAKANATAVSKEEEAAAAGAEVEEDVVFAEEAEGTGDLISEFRGLPARLQETLMPDLARLSHHSKAYLSAANAGIADGVRPILGGRWAAAAASAASVLVLLLPLFMLTALVRRMGPYLPLLHRALLLAQAYLAIYFATLALAAAATGLEPLRFFHAASPAAYAWTQAAQSLGFMAYLVLQMVDLVAVFSGAASPEEDGGGDATKALGLAQMVVGLAVGLHYYAAVFHRAAAGEAPRANWRVYAVYAACFVVVCACARAERRKKAYLAGTDGAAEEWKKS
- the LOC112898590 gene encoding uncharacterized protein LOC112898590 isoform X2, which produces MAPWSPRPLLALLLLLVLLCSHIALCASAEPGKPKAKPKATGGRKALLAASSAGDDGEDAPAAKPAKSAPAAKIKKKLAGDAKNQTNVAKAKKSESAAAAKGAAKKAAGKAAAGGDASIAKVPKADKAKVPKPDKAAAGGDASIAKVPQADKAKVPKPDKAAAAKAKGADSAKPAKVKGDDSAKPVKVKGDDSAKPAKAAKPGKTAKSEAAVGKAKKPANSTADAGAKPAKSGKKAPVVADAKANATAVSKEEEAAAAGAEVEEDVVFAEEAEGTGDLISEFRGLPARLQETLMPDLARLSHHSKAYLSAANAGIADGVRPILGGRWAAAAASAASVLVLLLPLFMLTALVRRMGPYLPLLHRALLLAQAYLAIYFATLALAAAATGLEPLRFFHAASPAAYAWTQAAQSLGFMAYLVLQMVDLVAVFSGAASPEEDGGGDATKALGLAQMVVGLAVGLHYYAAVFHRAAAGEAPRANWRVYAVYAACFVVVCACARAERRKKAYLAGTDGAAEEWKKS